The sequence gatgtatcatggttcaccctaatgtttgggctacgtccacactgatgttgattccatttattgtatgaatgtatgaatgtatggattacaatgtttggctgagagggtattgccctctataTTGTTGTGAGGCATGTATTTGAGACTCTCTGGATGTGAGGCCTTTTATGAGGGTGAagggaagtcccttttatagaataagggctccctccCCTTTTACATTTGTTATAGGCTTAAGCATGAGGCCCAAAGATGAGgtccaatatatggtaccaatAAACTACAATCTTATAATCCACTTTACTTACACAATCCATAATAAGCTTGACAGTCAAATCATCAATACCCACTTCAACAAGCACTAATCCCATCTAAGTCTGTCATAGGTTTTAGACAAATCAATTTTCCAAGCCATATAGCCTCTGGCCCCTCCAGTGATGGAGAAAGTATGCAAAACTTCCTGAGCAATTATAATGTTATCAGTAATATGTCTTCCAGGGATGAAACTAGCCTGATTAAGACTGATAACAGATTTCATAATAGGTCTCAATCTGTTAACAAGAATTTTGGTCACCACCTTATACAAAGTAGAACACAAACTTATAGGACGAAATTGGGAAATATCTTGAAGGCCATCAACCTATAGGAACAAAAGTGATTAAAGTACTACCAAGACCATTTGGAATAAAGCCCTTCTTAAAACACTCAGTAATAAGACAAAAGATGTCAGAGCTACATAACTTctgaaaattctaaaaaatgcAGCAGGGTAACCATCTGGCCCAGGAGCCTTAAAAGCACCAATAGAAAAACAAACTATCTTTAACTTTTTGAAGAAACACATATTCTTTTAAAGCACCAAGCAAAGACTGATCAACATGGGAAAAGATTAGGCATCACACCGTTAGAAGTCCCATCAAAAGAATCAGTAAATAAAGAACAAAAGTGATGCACCTCAATCAGCTTAAGATCCTTCTTATCCTCCACCCACACGTCATCATTATTCAACAAACCTTCAATTTTGTTCCTTCTCATTCTAATGATGGTAGAAAGATGAAAGAACCTTGTATTCCTATCTCCCTCTTGAAGCCATTTAATTCTTGATTTTTGCTTCCTAAAATGTCCTCCTGCTCAAGAAGATTATTATATTCCTTAGAtagaaatttatattttttcaaaatGCAATGTTTTTACAGTTGAATTGGATGGGCAGCCCAACGAGGTTGGTGAAGCCCAGCAATCACCCTCACTTTTTGGGCCGATGGTCGTTGGTTTTTAAGGTTTTGGGTAATTGTGCAACCCTTGTCCTGCCTTTTGCAAAATAGTGGAGTTCtctaaagaacaaaaaaattccAATTGACTCTACTAATGTGGCGTTCTCCATTTACCCAATGTTCTAGAAGACATTCGGTGCTAGTTGGTGACGAGCTAAAGCCTAGTGCCTAGGCAGCTAGGCGGAGTCTAGGCGGGTTAGGCGgatttgtatttttaaaataaatttattatataatatatgaataagtattacaaaaaaaaaaacatacttgtatagaaaatttgagaaagataaaatgaaaaataaaagaatacataaataaatatttatgaTCAAATATGTGTATTGTGTAAAATTTTAGAAATTTTCTAAGATCAtaagttttaaattattattgggCCTCACAaaacttttaataaaagaaACTCTAACCACAAACCAATAGTTGTCACCCACCCACCCCACTTTTCTCTTAAACGGCTAAATTTTCTAGATAATTGGGCCAAAGAAATTGTTAATTAAtaagttttttaatatttttgcttTTATCCGGCATGGGAGATTGGGATTCACTCACCTACTCCTTAATCCTTGTCTATCTAATAACTTTAATATAATAGATATTTTCTATAGATCACGAAGTCTTTCCCCTCTCTCACTCTCTGTAATTTACTCTCatcctcattctctctctttctatctcTACAGAACCCACATCCACTCTCATCCTCATCTTCTGGGGTCTGTGCAGAACTTACCTTCAGAACCACATTTTGCAGAACCTATCCTCACTTAGTAAAGCGTGAAAGATAAGTTTGAGGCTGTCGAAAATTGCAAATAGTGAATCGGATGCAGATGCTGACGAATTAAAAGTTGCAGAACTAGCCTAGACTACCGCCTAGGTGGCCGCCTAATCTTCTCCGCTTTTTGTAAACATCCTGGCCAAAATAGCAGTGGGGCACCGCCACCGAGAGCCTAGACGGCCGCCTAGGctaatttttagaacactgattTTACCATAGGAAAAGCAAAGGTGAATGAGTTTTCTGATAAGTAATTGTCACGCCTTAACCTGCAAATATAGACTATTCACGAGTTAGAATGTGAGTCATATCTTAGTTATAGAAATAAATTCTAAAACCAAGATAtggtagaaaataaaattaaataccatacatcatttaaaaaaaaattatataaaatttatCGAAGACACATCAGAATAACAATAGTGCACAAATTAGTTCATAACAAAAAATTACCAACTGAAATAATAGTTAGAATGTAACAATTCTTTCAATGCATAAAATATGTGCAAACAAGATGTATGAATGTACTTACTCCCTTCTAATCCCGCTAACACATGCCTAAGGCATCCAAGCCAACACGTCCCATACTATACTTATACCACTTGGCTCCGAATACTTTAGAATATGAGTTAACTCCCGTTCATCCCTTAACCCCAATTTTCATAATTAAATTCTCAATTTCCACTTTATTTATATAGGCACTTTCCCCGACACCCAATTGTATATTCAAGCCCTTCCCTAGACGTTTGACATATACAAGATTTCATTATTATATATTAAAAGCATTCTCCAGCCCTTAAATATCTTCACATGTCAAACACTTGACACAAGTGAGCATTATCCATGTTCTGTGGAAAGTATAAATTGACATGTTAGACATCATGAAGTAAACGTTTGAAGACATGACGTCTCATCTGGAAGCGACATCTGAAATCCTCTTTTGTGTACGCGGAGTTAGagttgaagtagttgttcattaAAGTCTCATGTGCTATCTCTCTATTTCGTGGTTTGTAAAAATGACCAGCAACAGAGCCACCCTATTGAGGTTGTTCTTCAATCTCCTTACACGCCATAGCCCCAACCATTGATGCCATATATGTTAAGTTGTgacatgcttcatcttcttcattggactcctcatcttcttgtCTCATCTGCATTTatcttccaatttggaattggatgaggaccccaAGTTGAAATGCGAAgatgatccaaagttggaattcattgcaaatttgaattgaaagagatattAGAGAGGGCAAAGATGAATGTGTGTGAATTCTACCCTAATATCTAACCTATTTATTAACATTGAAAGTTGAAGATAAGAAGTGTCACGTAAATAAGAATCATATTTAAAATTTGCACAACCAATTACATCTCGACACATGGCATTCAAAATCCTatccaaaaaaattattaagattacataaatATAAGAAATCTGGAGAGCTACTCATTTTAGCGACACTTGTCACttgaaatcctatccgaaaaattattgagattacataaagataagaaatctaaAGAGCTACTCACgttattgacacgtgtcactcgaaatcgtatacgaaaaattattaagattacatCTTGACAAAAAATCTGGAGAGCTACTTACGTTAACGACACGTGTCACTCGAAATCTTATCCAAAAAATGATTGTGATTacacaaagataaaaaaatttgaaagcttatttatttggcgacaagtggcactcaaaatatgtccaaaaaccttattttaatatgatattttaatttaagtaaccatattaattcaattaaaataataaattatgtttggcctatgaccctttggcccatTCAGTTGGAGATAGTTTTTTGGCAAAtggctatgtttggcctataaCCCTTTGGCcccctcgattggagatggtataaaacatggtctaacactgttcattaaaatattaatttcttgtagCGTTATAGAGCTAAATGACTTAGAAGAGCTGGAGGAGATTTTGGTGTGGAGAGGGTATTTAATCCACTATCCTCAGGAGATAGTATCATGCTGGAAGTGCTCAAATGAAAGGTACAAAATATGGTTAAGCCTGACAATTTCTCGTACGACGCATTAACGCAACACAAAacaacataaattaacaaatttcATGTTATTCCTTTAACGAGTTGCGTCGTTACTGGTCACTTGTTAAGAACCAGTTAATGAGTCGTGCCATTATCAGGTcacctgttaaaataaacaagTATGATACAGAAACAACCTAGTTGTCACGTCTAGACGTTAGGCATGACAATTTTTGCACGACTTCTTCACCTGACATGAaacgacaaaaaaaataatagattCCAGGTAAACCTGTTAACAAGTCGGGTCGTTATCATGTCACCTGTTAAATTCATATAATAAATTTGACGTGACACGATTTGTTAGAATAGTGGATATGACACGAAAAAACGACACAAGAAGGcaaatttaattagactttttagccaaaatgatcacTAAGATTGGCATAACATTTCACTTtgatccctgagatttgaaatcgatagaagttATCCCTGAATTTGTCTgttatcaattattttggtatttctgtgaaaaaaaaatcttcataaataagaataaaatgacaaaaatacctttgattctaatcaaattattttggtttattgtttattaaattgaagatATTTTTATCACTTTAATTCTTATTTAATAGAAttacgaaatgaccaaaatggttGATCGTAAATAAAATTAGAGATCACTAGTATTGATTTAAAGTCTCGTGAACAAATGGAAAGTTAAAAAACAAGCCTAATGACTGTAGGGGGATGACAAAAAAGAGCAGAACTGCAGGAGCCGGGCCTAAATTCGCGATGCCTCTCAGAGCACAATCAGACGAGTTCACCCACAAATGAAACTTTGGTTCTCTCTGAATCTGGGAAGCTTAAGGTTAAGCTGCAACTTGCAACCTGCAGGAGGTGTTCAGTTCGGTTAGCCTTCCTTCTGTTCACTTACTTATTTGTAGTTGCTTCATTTCATTGGATTGGATTGAATTGGGTTGCATAATTTAATTTTGGTGTTTGGAGACAGTGGGGGCGGCAGATTGGTAATCGTAGTAAGTTGGAAAATAGTGTTATtagggggagagagaaagaaggatGGGAGCGAGTAGAAATAGCGACCCGAATCAGGACGGGTCAGATGAGCAGCAGAAACGATCGGAGATCTACACCTACGATGCGCCGTGGCACATCTACGCCATGAACTGGAGCGTCCGTCGGGACAAGAAGTACCGGCTGGCCATCGCCAGCCTCCTCGAGCAGTACCCAAACCGAGTGGAGATCGTGCAGCTGGACGACTCAAACGGGGAGATCCGGTCGGACCCCAACCTGTCCTTCGAGCACCCGTACCCGCCAACCAAGACCATCTTCATCCCGGACAAGGAGTGCCAGAAGCCAGACCTGCTGGCCACCTCCAGCGATTTCCTCCGGGTGTGGCGCATCTCGGGGGATGAGGACGACTCGGACTCCTCGTCGTCTGTGGAGCTCAAGTCCCTCCTCAACGGCAACAAGAATTCCGAGTTCTGCGGGCCCATCACCTCCTTCGACTGGAACGAGGCGGAACCCAAGCGCATCGGCACCTCCTCCATCGACACCACGTGCACCATCTGGGACATCGAGCGCGAGGCCGTGGACACCCAGCTCATCGCCCACGACAAGGAGGTGTACGACATCGCTTGGGGCGGCGTCGGTGTATTCGCCTCCGTCTCAGCGGACGGCTCCGTGAGAGTGTTTGACCTGCGCGACAAGGAGCACTCCACCATCATTTACGAGAGCTCGGAGCCGGACACCCCCTTGGTCCGCCTGGGATGGAACAAGCAGGACCCCAGGTACATGGCTACCATCATCATGGACAGCGCCAAGGTGGTCGTCCTCGACATCCGCTTCCCGACCCTCCCCGTGGTCGAGTTGCAGAGGCACCAGTCCAGCGTCAACGCCGTTGCCTGGGCCCCACACAGCTCTTGCCACATCTGCACCGCCGGTGATGACTCCCAGGCCCTTATCTGGGACCTCTCCTCCATGGGCCAGCCAGTGGAGGGCGGCCTTGATCCCATTCTGGCCTACACAGCTGGGGCTGAAATCGAGCAGCTGCAGTGGTCCTCTTCCCAACCTGATTGGGTTGCAATTGCCTTCTCTACCAAGCTTCAGATACTCAGGGTATGAATAAGTATGGCCACTGACCAAGCATTTCACGAACTCCGCCAGACTCCAGTTGCCATCGCTCAGCTGCTCTTTAGTCAGTCCTCCTTCCTAGTTCCCAGTTTCTAGTCGTAATTAAGATAATACTACCTCACTCTGTTACTTTATTGACAATTGATGTCAACATTAGCTGAAGCCATATATGATTTGGTTATCAACTATTGCATATCATGCTCCTTGCCTTCTATATTTCTTACGAAAATGCATCTTTGTCGATGATAGTCCTAGATTTCTGCTAATGAAGTTAAGATAATTCAATTGTATCTGATTTCTTTCCGTTTATTAGCTAGACTCAATCTTTATTAACTATACTATCATTTGATTTGCCCATGTTGATATTGCTattcgttttgttttttttctccttGCGATTTTCATACGAGAGGAGATTGTCACCTACCTGACCATCCCAGTCTGCTTCTTAGCTTAAAATTATGTCGCATGTACCTCTGCCACAACTTATTTTATGCTTTAGCCGATTTGACCAAACAGTATGATTTAGTGAGTTATGAAGCATGACATGACAATTTGTTAGTGAGTTTGTTTCCTCATTACTAGTGGGTCGCATGTGTGGAAGGAATGCCCCAAAtttttcacctctcccagaccctgcgtaaagcgggagccttgtgcactgggtacgaccttttgtAGTATAGAATTGCATTCCTACCTTCCTTTATAGCAAACACTGAGTAGTTGATAAAAGGAATACGACCTTGTAGAAGATCTAgcattgaaaattttcaacaGAATATGTTGAGAATCTACAAAGTTTAGACTAACATTGCCTGTGGTCAAGGATTCACGATTTCTGAGAGTTCGATTAGTAGTTTGAGTTTGAGTTGGATTAGTCTTAGGCTTAGCTTAGTTGAATTAAATAATTTGCATCAAGGATTCACAATTCTTCGAAGGTTTTTCTGAGTTAATTGCACTTATATCCTAGACCTACCTTCCAGCTAATTGCGGTTAAAACgggttttcaatatatatatatatacactgttGGTCAAGTTGTTAGCATCTGCCTTGGATCATTCTAAATACTTTTGAGTCTGAGTACTCTGCTTCTTTGCATCGAGAACTTGCAGGCTTGTTAATGTTACATCGAGAACTAGCTGGATTTTCATCTTCTGCTGCCCCTCGTATTACACCCCCTTTTCCGCCTCCCTTTTCGCTTGAATCAAATCCACAAACTGCAATCTTTCTTTTccaccaaaacataaaattccCTCTATGTAACATTCCACATCGACCaatggagagggggtgatgtgttTTATATGTAGATGCCCACTTCCATATAGCACGatgtcttttgggagctcactgacttcgggttccatcggaactccgaagatAAGCTAGTTCGGgagagagcaatcccaagatgggtgacctactgggtaGTTCTCTTGTGAGTTTCGACAAACAAAaatgtgagggcgtggtcggggcccaaagcagacaatatcatgctacgataAAGTCGagtccgggatgtggtggagccGATCTATATAGCACGAGACATTTTGGGAGGTCACTAggttcgggttccatcgaaacttcgAAGTTcagcgagttcacgcgagaacaatcccaggataggtgacccactggatagttctcgtgtgagtttccagaaacaaaaccgtgagggcgtggtcggggcccaaagcggacaatatcgtgctacggtagagttgagcccgagatgtggtggagcCCAGGTTGGAATGTGACACTCTGCTTCCCTTTTTGCTTGAATCTCATCATTTTTTGCTTGAATTTCGCTTGAAAACAAATCCATAAACTATAAGAATAAAAAATCTCAGCCTACATGTACTGTAATTTtttgcttgaattttttttaatcctaTTTGGATTCTAGCTTGCGTGAATTTTGGGGTCTGATTTAAGCAAGCTTGAATCTGACTGCAATTTCttgctttaattttgttttacccTTTTGGATTCCAGCTTGTGTAAATTATGGGGTTCTAGGTCATCTtagattgtttttatttttcttatttggagcattttctttttataattgCTAcatgttgactgattgctctgtTTATTCAATTAATTGGGGCACCAACTCTGTCtctgttcttgttttcttcttaAACCTGAAATTTGTATATTATAAAGGTTAGGGCAATACCGGTTTTCTATTTAACAAAGAGAGTTAGAGAGAAAGTAAAAGGTAGAGGTACTGGAAAGAATTACAAACGTGACACGAAAGACTTGAATGCTTTGTTTTATGGTTTGtgtcttttctattttttatcgATTCGTAAGACTTTGGCAATTTATGAGTTTAGTTAAATAAATTGGATCTTAAAGTGTCTTTGTTTTTactaattcattgtatttgatTAAGTGAGATTTTGGTATGTATCAGGAACTAAAAGAATGTCTATCAAGGTTTGATGAAACTCCAAGAAGTGCCCTATGTCATTTGGGTATAATGTCCATGGATTGAAAGAGAGCTtctatgatattttttttttcatttgattaaacTTTTATCTCTAATGTTTTTAGGGGGTGTCAGATTGCAGGAATGAAAGATAGCttgaattgaattttggttTGCTTCATATTACTACTTTTAGCTATAGCTACCGTTCATTTTAGGTTAGATGTATAGAATTGGATTTGTTGTATCAAATACTACAATTTTGTAGTGACATACAAAGTGTTAATAGCCTTTTGATATTGTAAGTACAAGTGAGCATGTGGTTGTAAATTGTAATGAGACAAAATGGTTTCTTATACAACTCATCGTATGGTTGCTAATGCCTTGGCCCCTTTGCTCGTTATATgttttgttgatgcataaaatcggaGGTCtcagaacaacgtaaattcgaccgtgaatctgcaagaaatgtaaataacacaagatgtatcgtggttcgtCCTAATGTTTGGATTACGTCTACACTAATAtagtatttctctgagagggaaagagagcatttgtaatgagagtgaggctATTCTCTAAATATGAGAGGCTTAAAGGGGATGAGAAGgcttaagaattggcctcccctattGAGGAGAGTGagaagtccttttatagaataagggcccctcacttattacatatttgccccttcttttattacataattacattaagtcccccgagtatttatacgagatatAATTACggatgccctaagtatggtataaacagtagtcccccaagtcttcagtcaagagagtattTTGGccagagacttgaaattcagtccatgtgtgggctgaagtaactagatgtcgtatgggactgatactcgatatgaggcagtgctcaatctgaaatgatgttcaactagaaatagcacatgttgcgaggctgctcggtttgtggcttatgttgccttggttggctcggcttgtgactttgaaggtgaaggagtcccttttatagaataagggctcgctcctcaatacataaatgatgggctaaagttgatgctcGTGGCGTGGCGCTTGCTCAGTAGacgacgatgctctctaatgatggtgaaggagtcccttttataaaataaaggctcgctcctcagtacataaatgatgggctaggagtgatgctcgcggcgaggcggttgcttagcaggcggcgatgctctctaatgaaagtgagggagtccattttataaaataagggctcgttcctcagtacatgagtaataggttaggagtgatgcttgcgACGaggctctctaatgaaggtgagggagtcccttttatagaataagggcttgctcctcaatacataagtgatgggttaggagtgatgttcgcggcgagacggttgcttagctggcggcgatgttttctaatgaaggtgagggagtcccttttataaaataaaggctcgctcatcagtacatgaataatgggtgctctctaatgaaagtgagggagtcccttttatagaataagggttcgctcctcaatacataaataatgggctaaatccctcgagtatttttcatgaggcccaatatatgttacataatgtagtcccccaagttttcagttaatagagtctgttggctggagacttcaaattgaattcatgtatgggccgaagtggcggttgtttggaagcggtatttgtatacactgcactgaagttttgtaggtgaagttttgcaagtgaagcttttgaagctagagctctgtgaATAaaactttcgaagctggagctcttgtaaatgaagcttttgaagctagagctcagtaaatgaagctttcgaagctagagctttgtaaatgaggctttcgaagctagattgacatgtgtttataccatatttagggcctcgtatttagacctcgtataaatactcgagggacttaaatgtaattatgtaataaaggaaggggcaaatatgtaattaggggagaagcttttattctataaaagggcatcctcaccctcacaaaccctgagcttcctcacaccccctaagctctaagctttctctctccctctttaacagagaaatacaatacagtcagtgtggacgtagcccaaaccttagggtgaaccacgatacatcttgtgttatttacatttcatgcagattcacggtcggatttacgttgttccaagaccatccggttttgtgcatcaacaaatgacattagaaaatattgtgagagaatgatctctatttatagaagagaggttctagtttcattttgacattgacacatgtcgtgttgtaattgacttctgatgttgacacgtgtcgcgctgtgattggcctcctggttggagggaaactcttctgggtccttgacggtataacgttgaccggtgctcagtagtttcgggattggtcaagtatggtacaaacaacgctcccctaagttcccgagtgagggaagctccttggttggggacttgcaagatccaagtcattgagtaatcacgaaacttctaagtaccgaagtgtggtatcattttcacttgccttatctgtctcatatgtagatgtggcatcttctctggaagtacttttcctccatccaagggtggtatctttaaccgatgaagatgcataaggtaatgtatcaatttcacttgaagcttgttgatgcacaaaaccggaggggtcttggaacaacgtaaatccaaccgtgaatttGTAAGAagtgtaaataacacaagatgta is a genomic window of Malus domestica chromosome 09, GDT2T_hap1 containing:
- the LOC103421435 gene encoding WD repeat-containing protein LWD1; translated protein: MGASRNSDPNQDGSDEQQKRSEIYTYDAPWHIYAMNWSVRRDKKYRLAIASLLEQYPNRVEIVQLDDSNGEIRSDPNLSFEHPYPPTKTIFIPDKECQKPDLLATSSDFLRVWRISGDEDDSDSSSSVELKSLLNGNKNSEFCGPITSFDWNEAEPKRIGTSSIDTTCTIWDIEREAVDTQLIAHDKEVYDIAWGGVGVFASVSADGSVRVFDLRDKEHSTIIYESSEPDTPLVRLGWNKQDPRYMATIIMDSAKVVVLDIRFPTLPVVELQRHQSSVNAVAWAPHSSCHICTAGDDSQALIWDLSSMGQPVEGGLDPILAYTAGAEIEQLQWSSSQPDWVAIAFSTKLQILRV